The genome window CATAAAAGCACTTCTAACTCCAGCTTTTTCAAGCTCATACACGCCCTCAATTGTCGTTCCAGCTGGCGAGCAAATGCTATCTTTTATCAAAGCCGGATGAGTATCATTAATTAAAGTAGCAAAACTAGTAAATAATCCACTTGTCATCGCCTTAGCGTCATTAGTTTTAAGTCCTGAGCGAACAGCAGCATTGCTAATAGCTTCAGCTACTAAGGCTAGATATGCTGGAGCACATCCGCTAATTATACTTGCAGCATCAAATTCAGCCTTAGAGTCAAATTTAACCGCCTTGCCAAAACCATTTAAAATATACTCTATATTATCTGTTTGTGCATTTGCCATATATGGATTAATGCTAGCTCTATTTTTGGCTGCTATATTTGGTAGGCAAATGGCGTGAGCGTCTGAATTTAATGTTTGAATTTGCTCTAGATCAGTGCGTGCTAGAACGCTAATTATTAAATTTGCTTTACCGTTTATAATATTGGCAAACCATTTAAACGCATTTGGTTTAATGGCTAAGATAATATTTTTGCCATCTATATTGTAATTATCATCAATAATCTCAATTTCAAATTCACTACTTAAACTTTGTAGTTTAGGGTTAGCTCTACTAGCTAAAGTAACGCTAAATCCAGAAGACTTTAGCCCTTTAGCCATTGCTAGACCCATATTCCCAGCACCAACTATTACAACTTTCATCTTACTTCCTGTCTTAGTAGTGAGACATCGTTTGGTAGTTTTGAGCCGTTTTTAATAGCATTTGTGATAGTATCTAGATCAAATTTAGTATGATCAAATGCTACTACATAGCAGATATCTCCAGATTTTAGATATCTGTTTTTGCCAGCTTCTTCATATCTTGTAGCTCCAATTGTGATTAACATCTCTTTTGGATAGTTGGCATTTTTTAAGATATTTGATAAATTTTCTAATACAGCATAATCTTGTTGAGTATTTAATTTATCTTTTATCCACTCAAGAAGCTTTTGATAAAAGTATGAATATCCACTTAGTTTAGCACATTCTCCATATCTGATAAACTCATCTTTATTTTGCAAAAATGATACTAGACTATAATTATCGCATACTCCTCCTATGCTAAATTTATCTATATCAATCTCATTGCCAAAACCTTTTGAGCCAGTGCTAAAGTTTTTCTTTTGTGAAATTTTAGTAGCTGTTGTATCGTTTCTTACTGAGGCATCATTAAAAGCACAAAATTTAATTGGTTTTATATTTAAAACCTTGTTATTTTCATATTCTAAAAGACATCTTAATGCTATTTCTGGTTCCATCTGTACATTTAAATTTATATCTTTAGGTAGATGTAAAATATTATTATCAATGCAATACCTACTCAAAAAGCTATCATGCCCATTTACATAAAAAGGAAAAATTCCCTTAGGTGCGTACTCATCATCGGTTTTAACTAGTGCAAAATCATCGGCCTCACCAGCTTGTTCTAGATGTAAAGCAAAATTTCCAGCTATACCAAATCCTATAATCTCTTTCATTTAATCCCTTTAAACAGTCTTTGAAAAGCTATTATTAACACCTTTAAATTTAGCCATATATTCATCAAAACACATTGCAATATTGCGTATTAATAGCGTTCCAGTTGGATTTATCTCTATTTTATCATTATTAATATTCATAAATTGCACTAAATCCCCAAGCTCATCAAGTTCAGCTTTAAAATGCTCAAAGAAGTTAATGCTAAATTCGCTTTCAACTCTTTTAATATCAAGAGCAAAATTTGCCATTAGCTCCATGATTACAGATTTTCTAAGTCTATCTTCGCTGTTTAGATATATACCTTTTGCATTTGGTAGTTTGCCAGCATCAATTGCAGCTTCATAGCTAGCCATATCTTTGTAGTTTTGAGCATAATAGTCATCACCTTCTCCAATACTTGTAAGGCCAATACCAATTAACTGAGCTCCACCTTTTGTAGTATATCCTTGGAAGTTTCTATGTAGCGAGCCATTTTCAAGAGCTTTAAATAGCTCATCTCCAGGCTTGGCATAGTGATCCATACCAATCATCTTATAGCCATGGTTTGGCAGATATTCCATTGTGTATTTTAAAATTTCAAGCTTAGTTTTTGGTGAAGGTAGAGTAGTTTCATCAAATTTTCTCATACTCTTTTTTATCCATGGTACATGGGCGTAATTAAATATAGCAAATCTATCTGGATTTAGGCTAACTCCTAGCTCAAGAGTGCGCTTAAAACTCTCTAAACTTTGATACGGCAAGCCATAAATTAAATCTGTATTTACGCTTATCATACCATATTTT of Campylobacter vicugnae contains these proteins:
- a CDS encoding pyrroline-5-carboxylate reductase, producing MKVVIVGAGNMGLAMAKGLKSSGFSVTLASRANPKLQSLSSEFEIEIIDDNYNIDGKNIILAIKPNAFKWFANIINGKANLIISVLARTDLEQIQTLNSDAHAICLPNIAAKNRASINPYMANAQTDNIEYILNGFGKAVKFDSKAEFDAASIISGCAPAYLALVAEAISNAAVRSGLKTNDAKAMTSGLFTSFATLINDTHPALIKDSICSPAGTTIEGVYELEKAGVRSAFMQAVNSSLTKQRG
- a CDS encoding DUF5718 family protein, with protein sequence MKEIIGFGIAGNFALHLEQAGEADDFALVKTDDEYAPKGIFPFYVNGHDSFLSRYCIDNNILHLPKDINLNVQMEPEIALRCLLEYENNKVLNIKPIKFCAFNDASVRNDTTATKISQKKNFSTGSKGFGNEIDIDKFSIGGVCDNYSLVSFLQNKDEFIRYGECAKLSGYSYFYQKLLEWIKDKLNTQQDYAVLENLSNILKNANYPKEMLITIGATRYEEAGKNRYLKSGDICYVVAFDHTKFDLDTITNAIKNGSKLPNDVSLLRQEVR
- the hemN gene encoding oxygen-independent coproporphyrinogen III oxidase gives rise to the protein MVDFEAFVKYSKPGPRYTSYPTALEFSDEFSYDEYIKRLKECDKPLSLYFHLPFCRSACYFCGCNVIYTSKSDKMSRYLDYLERELEILSSIVDTNRSVVQMHFGGGTPTFYSASELDRIIKAIKKHFKNFASDAEISCEIDPRFLNEEQLQVLSSHGFNRVSFGVQDFDEQVQKEIHRIQPYDITQNAVNLARKYGMISVNTDLIYGLPYQSLESFKRTLELGVSLNPDRFAIFNYAHVPWIKKSMRKFDETTLPSPKTKLEILKYTMEYLPNHGYKMIGMDHYAKPGDELFKALENGSLHRNFQGYTTKGGAQLIGIGLTSIGEGDDYYAQNYKDMASYEAAIDAGKLPNAKGIYLNSEDRLRKSVIMELMANFALDIKRVESEFSINFFEHFKAELDELGDLVQFMNINNDKIEINPTGTLLIRNIAMCFDEYMAKFKGVNNSFSKTV